The DNA sequence TACCAACCAAGCAATCATAACCCATAACTAAACCTGTATTTAGAACCCTGTACTAGTACGTAGCcttattttctttcatgtaataatgaatataatgacagACATTGATGAGTGCAGCGTCAACAATGGTGGTTGTGATGATATATGCATCAATACCCCTGGACTGTTTTCCTGCTCATGTTCCTCGGGCTATATGTTGCATATGGATGGACGTTCCTGTACTGATGTTGATGAGTGCAAAGGTTTGTAATCTTGGTTTTTGTTATCTGATGATTGATATAGTTTGATGAAAGTAGAACTTAGACATAATTTGTGAGTCTTATTACACATTTCATGAAAGTTACATTACTCTGAATATTTAAGATTCTCTTTCATGCATTATATAGACAGAAGAGATGTAAATAAAGACACATGTTTATGTTAATGTTCTAATATACATATTACCAAAATCTCATAGAGAATTCCAAGATTTGCAATGGAGGAGTGTGCTCAAATACCCCAGGCGCTTATGTGTGTACCTGTGAAGGCGGTCTTATTCCTGATTCTGATGGTCCAGGATGTCTTGGGTAAGCTCATACATCACTAGAGATAGAAAAGCTGTTATTTAGctgtactttttatttatatgaatagttCAATGACTTTGTCGGATATTGCAAATTGAAGAATTCAGTGTATGACCTCTTATGTTGCATGCCATTATGATGAGTCTCAATTcaagatttattaaaaaatgagggaaaactcTAAACTTTAGCACTGGTTTTGGACTACTTTTTGATCTGGTTTCATTTCATCTAATGTTTGCTTTAATTagataaaaacttttattttacatttttcacaCGCTCCCTATATGTAGTCGTGGAACCGGATGCTTCAGCGGGTCCAGTGGAAAGAAAATTTTAGTAGAGTCCATTCTTTCAGGGTTTCAGGAGGGAAATGAACTCCATTTATAGATGCACAAAAAAATTTGCATGATATTACATCCAAAATGAATTTCagccaaaattttataatagctTTTAGCAAAGGTTTAAATTGCTGTTTCTcacagcaatgtgtgtgtgtgtgtgtgtgtgtgtgtgtgtgtgtgtgtgtgtgtgtgtctatatataaatttatatatatataatatatatatatatatatatataatatatatatatatatatatatatatatatatattatatatatatatatatatattttatatatatatattatatatatatattgtatgtatatgtatgtgtataatgtgtatatatatatatatatatatatatatatatatatatatatatatatatatatatatatatatatatatatatgtatataaatatatatgtgtgtatgtgtgtgtgtgtgtgcaggggcatcacttaaggggggtatggggggtggttcacccccccaactcttaaaaaagcctctttttgcagggcaaattttctggtatttatagtttataatttgcaattataatttataatttctacaataatacaatatattacactGGGTTTGGGGGTCCATTCGGGCTaattataaagagctagtgagggactttctttttcgtgattgcagggcaaaaattattttttcagggcaaatttacctgtcactccccaactcataacatgaagtgacgcccctgtgtgtgtgtgtgtgtgtggtgt is a window from the Penaeus monodon isolate SGIC_2016 unplaced genomic scaffold, NSTDA_Pmon_1 PmonScaffold_16727, whole genome shotgun sequence genome containing:
- the LOC119569578 gene encoding signal peptide, CUB and EGF-like domain-containing protein 3, which produces MNIMTDIDECSVNNGGCDDICINTPGLFSCSCSSGYMLHMDGRSCTDVDECKENSKICNGGVCSNTPGAYVCTCEGGLIPDSDGPGCLGRGTGCFSGSSGKKILVESILSGFQEGNELHL